The genomic interval CTTCGTCACTTCGCGGCTCACCCGGCGGCGGGTGCCGTTGGATGCGTACTATCCGGGGACGTGACCCGTCCCGGTCCACAAGAACCGCCAGCGGGAGACACGGATGGGAGCGTGGGGTGCGGGGAGCTTCGACAACGACGACGCGGTGGATTGGCTGGCGGACCTGGAGCACGCGCGCGACCTGACCCCGATCGACGCCGCGTTCGCCGCCGTCACGGGTGAAGGCGAGGCCGGCGAGGCGGATGCGTCCGTCGCCATCGCCGCCGCGGAGGTGGTTGCTGCCATCGATGGGCGCCCGCTCGCGGACCTTCCGGGCGAGATCGTCGACTGGCTGGCGTCCGCCCGCCCGCGGCCCGATCCCGGGCTGACGGAGCGCGCCCGCGCCGCCGTTCAGCG from Longimicrobium sp. carries:
- a CDS encoding DUF4259 domain-containing protein, whose translation is MGAWGAGSFDNDDAVDWLADLEHARDLTPIDAAFAAVTGEGEAGEADASVAIAAAEVVAAIDGRPLADLPGEIVDWLASARPRPDPGLTERARAAVQRIRSSAGLKVMGGEGDSAEWFGHIDDLLRRLG